In one window of Gorilla gorilla gorilla isolate KB3781 chromosome 2, NHGRI_mGorGor1-v2.1_pri, whole genome shotgun sequence DNA:
- the CLDND1 gene encoding claudin domain-containing protein 1 isoform X1, protein MDNRFATAFVIACVLSLISTIYMAASIGTDFWYEYRSPVQENSSDLNKSIWDEFISDEADEKTYNDALFRYNGTVGLWRRCITIPKNMHWYSPPERTESFDVVTKCVSFTLTEQFMEKFVDPGNHNSGIDLLRTYLWRCQFLLPFVSLGLMCFGALIGLCACICRSLYPTIATGILHLLAGLCTLGSVSCYVAGIELLHQKLELPDNVSGEFGWSFCLACVSAPLQFMASALFIWAAHTNRKEYTLMKAYRVA, encoded by the exons ATGGATAACCGTTTTGCTACAGCATTTGTAATTGCTTGTGTGCTTAGCCTCATTTCCACCATCTACATGGCAGCCTCCATTGGCACAGACTTCTGGTATGAATATCGAAGTCCAGTTCAAGAAAATTCCAGTGATTTGAATAAAAGCATCTGGGATGAATTCATTAGTGATGAGGCAGATGAAAAGACTTATAATGATGCACTTTTTCGATACAATGGCACAGTGGGATTGTGGAGACGGTGTATCACCATACCCAAAAACATGCATTGGTATAGCCCACCAGAAAGGACAg AGTCATTTGATGTGGTCACAAAATGTGTGAGTTTCACACTAACTGAGCAGTTCATGGAGAAATTTGTTGATCCCGGAAACCACAATAGCGGGATTGATCTCCTTAGGACCT atcttTGGCGTTGCCAGTTCCTTTTACCTTTTGTGAGTTTAGGTTTGATGTGCTTTGGGGCTTTGATCGGACTTTGTGCTTGCATTTGCCGAAGCTTATATCCCACCATTGCCACGGGCATTCTCCATCTCCTTGCAG GTCTGTGTACACTGGGCTCAGTAAGTTGTTATGTTGCTGGAATTGAACTACTCCACCAGAAACTAGAGCTCCCTGACAATGTATCCGGTGAATTTGGATGGTCCTTCTGCCTGGCTTGTGTCTCAGCTCCCTTACAGTTCATGGCTTCTGCTCTCTTCATCTGGGCTGCTCACACCAACCGGAAAGAGTACACCTTAATGAAGGCATATCGTGTGGCATGA
- the CLDND1 gene encoding claudin domain-containing protein 1 isoform X3, with product MGGDRLENKTSVSVASWSSLNARMDNRFATAFVIACVLSLISTIYMAASIGTDFWYEYRSPVQENSSDLNKSIWDEFISDEADEKTYNDALFRYNGTVGLWRRCITIPKNMHWYSPPERTESFDVVTKCVSFTLTEQFMEKFVDPGNHNSGIDLLRTYLWRCQFLLPFVSLGLMCFGALIGLCACICRSLYPTIATGILHLLAGLCTLGSVSCYVAGIELLHQKLELPDNVSGEFGWSFCLACVSAPLQFMASALFIWAAHTNRKEYTLMKAYRVA from the exons ATGGGCG GTGATAGACTAGAGAACAAGACCTCTGTCTCCGTAGCATCCTGG AGCAGTCTGAATGCCAGAATGGATAACCGTTTTGCTACAGCATTTGTAATTGCTTGTGTGCTTAGCCTCATTTCCACCATCTACATGGCAGCCTCCATTGGCACAGACTTCTGGTATGAATATCGAAGTCCAGTTCAAGAAAATTCCAGTGATTTGAATAAAAGCATCTGGGATGAATTCATTAGTGATGAGGCAGATGAAAAGACTTATAATGATGCACTTTTTCGATACAATGGCACAGTGGGATTGTGGAGACGGTGTATCACCATACCCAAAAACATGCATTGGTATAGCCCACCAGAAAGGACAg AGTCATTTGATGTGGTCACAAAATGTGTGAGTTTCACACTAACTGAGCAGTTCATGGAGAAATTTGTTGATCCCGGAAACCACAATAGCGGGATTGATCTCCTTAGGACCT atcttTGGCGTTGCCAGTTCCTTTTACCTTTTGTGAGTTTAGGTTTGATGTGCTTTGGGGCTTTGATCGGACTTTGTGCTTGCATTTGCCGAAGCTTATATCCCACCATTGCCACGGGCATTCTCCATCTCCTTGCAG GTCTGTGTACACTGGGCTCAGTAAGTTGTTATGTTGCTGGAATTGAACTACTCCACCAGAAACTAGAGCTCCCTGACAATGTATCCGGTGAATTTGGATGGTCCTTCTGCCTGGCTTGTGTCTCAGCTCCCTTACAGTTCATGGCTTCTGCTCTCTTCATCTGGGCTGCTCACACCAACCGGAAAGAGTACACCTTAATGAAGGCATATCGTGTGGCATGA
- the CLDND1 gene encoding claudin domain-containing protein 1 isoform X4: MPNLSSLNARMDNRFATAFVIACVLSLISTIYMAASIGTDFWYEYRSPVQENSSDLNKSIWDEFISDEADEKTYNDALFRYNGTVGLWRRCITIPKNMHWYSPPERTESFDVVTKCVSFTLTEQFMEKFVDPGNHNSGIDLLRTYLWRCQFLLPFVSLGLMCFGALIGLCACICRSLYPTIATGILHLLAGLCTLGSVSCYVAGIELLHQKLELPDNVSGEFGWSFCLACVSAPLQFMASALFIWAAHTNRKEYTLMKAYRVA; this comes from the exons AGCAGTCTGAATGCCAGAATGGATAACCGTTTTGCTACAGCATTTGTAATTGCTTGTGTGCTTAGCCTCATTTCCACCATCTACATGGCAGCCTCCATTGGCACAGACTTCTGGTATGAATATCGAAGTCCAGTTCAAGAAAATTCCAGTGATTTGAATAAAAGCATCTGGGATGAATTCATTAGTGATGAGGCAGATGAAAAGACTTATAATGATGCACTTTTTCGATACAATGGCACAGTGGGATTGTGGAGACGGTGTATCACCATACCCAAAAACATGCATTGGTATAGCCCACCAGAAAGGACAg AGTCATTTGATGTGGTCACAAAATGTGTGAGTTTCACACTAACTGAGCAGTTCATGGAGAAATTTGTTGATCCCGGAAACCACAATAGCGGGATTGATCTCCTTAGGACCT atcttTGGCGTTGCCAGTTCCTTTTACCTTTTGTGAGTTTAGGTTTGATGTGCTTTGGGGCTTTGATCGGACTTTGTGCTTGCATTTGCCGAAGCTTATATCCCACCATTGCCACGGGCATTCTCCATCTCCTTGCAG GTCTGTGTACACTGGGCTCAGTAAGTTGTTATGTTGCTGGAATTGAACTACTCCACCAGAAACTAGAGCTCCCTGACAATGTATCCGGTGAATTTGGATGGTCCTTCTGCCTGGCTTGTGTCTCAGCTCCCTTACAGTTCATGGCTTCTGCTCTCTTCATCTGGGCTGCTCACACCAACCGGAAAGAGTACACCTTAATGAAGGCATATCGTGTGGCATGA
- the CLDND1 gene encoding claudin domain-containing protein 1 isoform X2, giving the protein MDNRFATAFVIACVLSLISTIYMAASIGTDFWYEYRSPVQENSSDLNKSIWDEFISDEADEKTYNDALFRYNGTVGLWRRCITIPKNMHWYSPPERTESFDVVTKCVSFTLTEQFMEKFVDPGNHNSGIDLLRTYLWRCQFLLPFVSLGLMCFGALIGLCACICRSLYPTIATGILHLLADIML; this is encoded by the exons ATGGATAACCGTTTTGCTACAGCATTTGTAATTGCTTGTGTGCTTAGCCTCATTTCCACCATCTACATGGCAGCCTCCATTGGCACAGACTTCTGGTATGAATATCGAAGTCCAGTTCAAGAAAATTCCAGTGATTTGAATAAAAGCATCTGGGATGAATTCATTAGTGATGAGGCAGATGAAAAGACTTATAATGATGCACTTTTTCGATACAATGGCACAGTGGGATTGTGGAGACGGTGTATCACCATACCCAAAAACATGCATTGGTATAGCCCACCAGAAAGGACAg AGTCATTTGATGTGGTCACAAAATGTGTGAGTTTCACACTAACTGAGCAGTTCATGGAGAAATTTGTTGATCCCGGAAACCACAATAGCGGGATTGATCTCCTTAGGACCT atcttTGGCGTTGCCAGTTCCTTTTACCTTTTGTGAGTTTAGGTTTGATGTGCTTTGGGGCTTTGATCGGACTTTGTGCTTGCATTTGCCGAAGCTTATATCCCACCATTGCCACGGGCATTCTCCATCTCCTTGCAG
- the LOC129532405 gene encoding large ribosomal subunit protein eL38-like: MPPKIEEIKDFLFTARRKDAISVKIKKNKDNVKFKVRCSRYLYTLVISDKEKAEKLKPVPAS, translated from the coding sequence ATGCCTCCGAAAATTGAGGAAATCAAGGACTTTCTGTTCACAGCCCGACGAAAGGATGCTATATCTGTCAAGATCAAGAAAAATAAGGACAATGTGAAGTTTAAAGTTCGATGCAGCAGATATCTTTATACCCTGGTCATCAGTGAcaaagagaaggcagagaaactGAAGCCAGTCCCTGCCTCCTAG